A genomic segment from Geitlerinema sp. PCC 7407 encodes:
- a CDS encoding L,D-transpeptidase has protein sequence MRSTTHPYSLLRSCRSLLAAVALGAALVGAAPAIAHEPPTLIATRMMELKQSPERWLEIDLSSQRLIAWEGSKPVYAVIVSTGKASTPTPTGTFAIQSMHRLTSMEGDDYYVPDVPFVMYYSGGYGIHGAYWHHSFGTPVSHGCTNVAVDHAEWLFDWSSVGTPVVVHE, from the coding sequence ATGCGCAGCACAACTCACCCTTATTCCCTTCTTCGGAGCTGCCGTTCGCTCCTGGCCGCTGTGGCCCTAGGCGCAGCTCTGGTGGGGGCCGCCCCTGCGATCGCCCACGAGCCGCCGACCTTGATTGCTACCCGCATGATGGAGCTCAAGCAGTCACCGGAGCGCTGGCTCGAGATCGATCTGTCCAGCCAGCGCCTGATCGCCTGGGAGGGCAGCAAGCCGGTCTATGCCGTCATCGTGTCTACGGGCAAAGCCAGCACGCCGACCCCGACCGGAACGTTTGCGATTCAGTCCATGCATCGCCTTACCTCCATGGAGGGCGATGACTACTATGTGCCGGACGTCCCCTTCGTGATGTACTACTCCGGTGGCTACGGCATTCACGGGGCCTATTGGCACCACAGCTTTGGCACGCCGGTCAGCCACGGCTGCACCAATGTCGCGGTGGACCACGCCGAGTGGCTGTTTGACTGGTCGTCTGTGGGAACGCCGGTGGTGGTTCACGAATAG
- a CDS encoding ATP-dependent metallopeptidase FtsH/Yme1/Tma family protein, which produces MSRRWKKAGLYALLAVVMAIVSVAFWSNQLQGRETWDYSQFIQSVEDKTVVKVSISDDRSRALVTSSDGSQVWVDIPPNDPNLINTLVDNNVDIAVLPKSNERFLLKAAGGLSLIGIFLGCVFFFLRALLAES; this is translated from the coding sequence GTGAGTAGGCGATGGAAGAAAGCCGGACTATATGCGCTGTTAGCGGTGGTGATGGCTATTGTATCCGTTGCCTTTTGGAGCAACCAGCTTCAGGGCCGAGAGACCTGGGACTATAGCCAATTTATTCAGTCTGTTGAAGATAAAACCGTTGTGAAAGTCAGTATTAGCGACGATCGGTCCCGCGCCCTCGTCACTTCTTCCGACGGCAGCCAGGTTTGGGTGGATATCCCTCCCAACGACCCCAACCTCATCAACACCCTGGTCGATAATAATGTTGATATTGCGGTTCTACCCAAAAGCAATGAACGCTTTTTGCTCAAAGCAGCTGGGGGCCTTTCCCTGATAGGCATCTTTTTGGGGTGCGTCTTCTTCTTCTTGCGAGCCCTTCTGGCAGAATCCTGA
- a CDS encoding bifunctional 4-hydroxy-2-oxoglutarate aldolase/2-dehydro-3-deoxy-phosphogluconate aldolase, with protein MVGESWRAVLRQQRAIAVIRAGSLAVGDRMAQAVAAGGMGLIEVTWNSDRAPDLVARLRETLPHCWVGAGTLLSLQDLQTAIAAGAQFCFTPHVALDLLSYASDRGVPLVPGALSPTEIVTAWQAGAPSVKVFPAQSLGGPSYIRALGGPLGQIALIPTGGVTLENAPQFIAAGAIAVGLAGELFPSAALQTENWEAIAAQAQKLRQLLQPWQEAATSFLA; from the coding sequence ATGGTGGGGGAATCTTGGCGGGCGGTATTGCGCCAGCAGCGGGCGATCGCGGTGATTCGGGCCGGCAGCTTGGCCGTGGGCGATCGCATGGCCCAGGCGGTGGCAGCGGGCGGTATGGGGCTGATCGAGGTGACCTGGAATAGCGATCGCGCGCCGGACTTGGTGGCCCGCCTGCGGGAAACCCTGCCCCACTGCTGGGTAGGTGCAGGTACTCTGCTGTCGCTGCAAGACCTGCAAACGGCGATCGCGGCGGGTGCCCAGTTTTGCTTCACGCCCCACGTGGCCCTGGACTTGCTCAGCTACGCCAGCGATCGCGGCGTGCCCCTGGTTCCCGGTGCCCTGTCGCCCACCGAGATCGTCACTGCTTGGCAGGCCGGCGCGCCCAGTGTCAAAGTCTTTCCGGCCCAGTCCCTCGGTGGCCCCAGCTACATTCGCGCCCTGGGCGGCCCCCTGGGCCAGATTGCCCTGATTCCCACGGGCGGCGTCACCCTCGAAAACGCGCCCCAGTTCATCGCGGCGGGGGCGATCGCCGTGGGTCTGGCGGGGGAGCTGTTTCCCTCGGCGGCGCTACAGACGGAAAACTGGGAGGCGATCGCGGCTCAGGCCCAAAAGCTCCGCCAGCTGCTCCAGCCTTGGCAAGAAGCAGCGACTTCTTTCCTTGCTTGA
- a CDS encoding RNA-binding protein, which yields MTIYVGNLSFQATEEDLRDVFAEYGVVNRVSLPVDRETGKKRGFAFIEMATEAEEDAAIAELDGAEWLGRELKVNKARPREGGRTNGNRSGGSFRNQY from the coding sequence GTGACGATTTACGTTGGTAACCTGTCTTTTCAAGCAACTGAAGAGGACCTGCGGGACGTTTTCGCCGAGTACGGTGTGGTGAACCGTGTGAGTCTACCGGTCGACCGAGAGACAGGTAAAAAGAGAGGCTTTGCCTTTATTGAAATGGCTACGGAAGCGGAAGAAGACGCCGCGATCGCTGAGCTCGATGGCGCAGAGTGGTTGGGAAGAGAGCTGAAAGTGAACAAGGCTCGTCCCCGCGAGGGAGGACGGACCAACGGGAATCGGAGCGGCGGTTCTTTTCGCAATCAGTACTAA
- a CDS encoding Hsp70 family protein, translating to MTIAIDFGTSNTVIARWNPATQQPETLSLPHLSWRQGTNPPLIPSLVYVEDAAQAKVVVGQAVRDRALDLSQDPRFFRSFKRGIGSDIQGFLPELDGQTVNFEQVGAWFLQEAIASVRAVPLPLDSLVVTVPVDSFEAYRHWLGRVCQSLDVEQVRMLDEPTAAALGYGLADQETLLVIDFGGGTLDLSLVQLDLGRQGQTKPLGFILKWGEKLLAEQSAQRPKTARVLAKAGQNLGGSDLDHWLVDYFAQTQGLAATPLTTRLAERLKIQLSSQPKAVEVFFDEASFESYELALERDRFEEILAERGFFKALDDAMTQVLQQARRQGIGVEDIDAVLLVGGTVQIPAVQTWVQQYFDAAKVRCDKPFEAIAQGALQLSQGVEVKDFLYHSYGIRYWDRRQNSHSWHPLIKAGQPYPMSEPVELILGASTDNQPSIELILGELGTATGGTQVFFDGDRLITRTLGEGQSQVQPLNDREGARSIAQLDPPGHPGSDRVKVLFRVDDQRFLRITVNDLLTSNTLIDDRAVVQLS from the coding sequence ATGACGATCGCCATTGACTTTGGCACCAGCAACACAGTCATTGCCCGCTGGAACCCTGCCACCCAACAGCCCGAAACCCTCAGCCTCCCCCATCTCAGCTGGCGCCAGGGCACCAACCCACCGCTGATTCCCAGCTTGGTCTACGTGGAGGACGCCGCCCAAGCTAAGGTGGTCGTCGGGCAGGCGGTGCGCGATCGCGCCCTCGATCTGAGCCAGGACCCCCGATTTTTCCGCAGCTTCAAGCGGGGCATTGGTTCGGATATTCAGGGATTTTTGCCGGAGCTCGACGGCCAGACGGTCAATTTTGAGCAGGTGGGAGCGTGGTTTTTGCAGGAGGCGATCGCCTCGGTGCGGGCCGTCCCGCTGCCCCTCGACTCACTTGTTGTGACAGTTCCAGTAGACAGCTTCGAGGCCTATCGGCACTGGCTGGGCCGGGTTTGTCAGTCTCTGGACGTGGAGCAGGTGCGGATGCTGGACGAACCCACCGCCGCCGCCTTGGGCTACGGGCTGGCGGACCAGGAAACCCTGCTAGTCATCGACTTTGGCGGCGGCACCCTCGATTTGTCGCTGGTGCAGCTCGACCTGGGTCGCCAAGGCCAGACCAAGCCCCTGGGGTTCATTCTCAAGTGGGGCGAAAAGCTGCTGGCAGAGCAGTCGGCTCAGCGACCCAAAACCGCCCGAGTCCTGGCCAAGGCCGGCCAAAATCTCGGCGGCTCTGACCTAGACCACTGGCTGGTAGACTACTTTGCCCAGACCCAGGGACTGGCGGCGACGCCCCTGACCACCCGCCTAGCCGAGCGCCTGAAAATCCAGCTTTCGTCCCAGCCCAAGGCAGTAGAGGTGTTTTTTGATGAGGCGTCCTTCGAGAGCTATGAGCTGGCTCTAGAGCGCGATCGCTTCGAGGAGATCTTGGCAGAGCGGGGATTTTTTAAGGCCCTCGACGACGCCATGACCCAGGTGCTCCAGCAGGCGCGCCGCCAGGGCATTGGGGTGGAGGACATTGACGCGGTGCTGCTGGTGGGCGGTACGGTGCAAATCCCGGCGGTGCAGACCTGGGTTCAGCAATATTTCGATGCTGCCAAGGTGCGCTGCGACAAGCCTTTTGAGGCGATCGCCCAGGGAGCCCTACAGCTCAGTCAGGGCGTCGAAGTCAAGGACTTCTTGTATCACAGCTACGGCATTCGCTACTGGGACCGCCGCCAAAACAGCCACAGCTGGCACCCCTTGATCAAGGCCGGTCAGCCCTATCCAATGAGCGAGCCCGTCGAGCTGATTTTGGGCGCCTCTACCGACAATCAGCCCAGCATTGAGCTGATTTTGGGGGAATTGGGAACCGCAACGGGCGGCACTCAGGTGTTTTTCGATGGCGATCGCCTGATTACTCGTACTCTCGGCGAGGGCCAATCTCAGGTGCAGCCCCTCAACGATCGCGAGGGCGCCCGCAGCATTGCCCAGCTCGATCCGCCGGGTCACCCAGGCAGCGATCGCGTCAAAGTTCTGTTTCGCGTCGATGATCAGCGCTTTTTGCGCATCACCGTCAATGACCTGCTCACCAGCAACACCCTAATCGACGATCGCGCCGTCGTTCAGCTGAGCTAG
- a CDS encoding PBP1A family penicillin-binding protein codes for MSPPQPPQLPRTVLNTLTQAVQTVQARIDFSKLVLKPNARVPELWVQEAGADKAEVYPLLGDRYLLGRSSKSCDIVIRNPVVSQVHLSLSRTSQQRDAGFILRDEDSTNGIYRGKRRVNKIELRHGDILTLGPPELEAAVRIQYIDPPPLYVRAARYSLYSIGGLTAIAVAWVGFEWQKIPIRPLPVSIQGPVVVYSRDREVPLQPPFNSAHVELEKLSDFSAFLPQAVVASEDSRYYWHLGVDPIGTLRALVVNIQGGGIREGGSTLTQQLARNLFREYVGTEDSASRKLREAVVAFKLETFYSKDDLLLTYLNRVYLGNGNNGFEDAAQFYFGKSAANLTLSEAATLAGILPAPNSFNPIRDYQAAVERRDRVLNRMVTLGMVSQDEATRARRSRIDINPKAREILESTIAPYFYSYVFSELEELLGTQLAREGNFIIETGLDPKIQSTAESSLRSSIESDGATYGFSQGAVVTLDSRTGAIIALTGGVDFNESQFNRATQALRQPGSTFKIFAYTAALSAGISPWQTFSCAPLNWEGQSYSGCERSGGNIDMYRGLAQSENAVALRIAREAGLDQVVRTAQRMGIESTLKAVPGLVLGQSETTLLEMTGAFGVLANGGLRNSPHAIKRILDSGDCEDRNNLDTCRVIYSYEDSAEADYPVLDANVASTMTDMLQGVIESGTGRGASIGVPAAGKTGTTNDNVDLWFIGYLPGQNLVSGVWLGNDDNTPTGGSSGQAASLWGDYMGQIVN; via the coding sequence ATGAGCCCGCCTCAGCCCCCCCAGCTTCCCCGTACAGTCCTCAATACCCTGACCCAGGCCGTCCAGACGGTTCAAGCTCGCATTGACTTTTCTAAGCTGGTGCTCAAGCCGAACGCTCGCGTACCAGAGCTCTGGGTCCAGGAAGCTGGTGCAGACAAGGCCGAGGTGTACCCTTTGCTGGGCGATCGCTATCTGCTGGGACGCAGCTCAAAGTCCTGCGATATCGTCATTCGCAACCCCGTTGTCAGCCAGGTGCATCTCTCCCTCAGCCGCACCTCTCAGCAGCGCGATGCAGGCTTTATTCTGCGCGACGAAGACTCCACCAATGGCATTTATCGAGGCAAGCGGCGCGTTAACAAAATCGAGCTGCGTCACGGCGACATCTTGACGTTGGGTCCACCAGAGCTGGAAGCCGCTGTCCGCATTCAGTACATTGATCCGCCCCCCCTGTATGTCCGGGCAGCTCGCTACAGCCTGTACAGTATTGGCGGATTGACGGCGATCGCCGTTGCCTGGGTTGGCTTCGAGTGGCAAAAGATCCCGATTCGGCCGCTGCCGGTCTCCATTCAGGGGCCAGTGGTGGTCTATTCGCGCGATCGCGAAGTGCCCCTACAGCCGCCCTTCAACAGCGCCCACGTCGAGCTCGAAAAACTCTCAGATTTCTCGGCCTTCCTTCCCCAGGCCGTCGTTGCCTCCGAGGACTCCCGCTACTACTGGCACCTCGGCGTTGACCCCATCGGCACCCTGCGCGCCCTCGTCGTCAACATCCAGGGCGGCGGCATCCGCGAAGGCGGCAGCACCCTGACCCAGCAGCTTGCCCGCAACCTCTTCCGGGAGTACGTCGGCACCGAAGACTCCGCCAGCCGCAAGCTGCGGGAAGCCGTCGTGGCCTTCAAGCTCGAAACCTTCTACAGCAAGGACGACCTGCTGCTGACCTACCTCAACCGGGTCTACCTGGGCAACGGCAACAACGGTTTTGAGGATGCCGCCCAGTTTTATTTCGGGAAGTCCGCCGCCAATCTCACGCTCTCTGAGGCCGCCACTCTCGCGGGGATTTTGCCAGCTCCCAACAGCTTCAACCCTATTCGGGACTACCAAGCCGCCGTCGAGCGGCGCGATCGCGTTCTCAACCGGATGGTCACCCTCGGCATGGTCAGCCAGGACGAAGCCACCCGCGCCCGGCGATCGCGCATCGACATCAACCCCAAAGCCCGCGAAATCCTCGAAAGCACGATCGCTCCCTACTTTTACAGCTACGTCTTCAGCGAGCTGGAAGAGCTTCTCGGGACCCAGCTAGCGCGCGAAGGCAACTTCATTATCGAGACCGGCCTCGACCCAAAGATTCAGTCCACGGCTGAAAGCTCGCTTCGGTCCAGCATCGAAAGCGACGGAGCCACCTACGGCTTTTCCCAAGGCGCCGTCGTCACCCTTGACAGCCGCACCGGCGCAATCATCGCCCTCACCGGCGGCGTCGACTTCAACGAAAGCCAGTTCAACCGCGCCACCCAAGCTCTTCGTCAGCCTGGATCCACCTTCAAAATTTTTGCTTACACCGCTGCCCTTAGCGCCGGTATTTCTCCCTGGCAAACCTTTTCCTGCGCCCCCCTAAACTGGGAGGGCCAGTCCTACAGCGGCTGTGAGCGCAGCGGCGGCAACATCGACATGTATCGCGGTCTTGCTCAGTCCGAGAACGCTGTAGCCCTGCGCATCGCCCGCGAGGCTGGTCTCGATCAGGTTGTGCGCACAGCCCAGCGTATGGGCATCGAGTCCACCCTCAAGGCAGTGCCGGGCCTAGTCTTGGGCCAGAGCGAAACCACCCTCTTGGAGATGACCGGCGCTTTTGGTGTCTTGGCTAACGGCGGCCTGCGCAACTCTCCCCACGCCATCAAGCGCATCCTCGACAGCGGAGACTGCGAAGACCGAAATAATTTAGATACCTGTCGGGTCATCTACAGCTATGAGGACAGCGCCGAGGCAGACTATCCCGTCCTGGATGCCAACGTCGCCAGCACCATGACCGACATGCTCCAAGGCGTCATCGAAAGCGGCACAGGCCGCGGCGCCAGCATTGGCGTCCCGGCCGCCGGCAAAACCGGCACCACCAACGACAATGTTGACCTGTGGTTTATCGGCTATCTCCCGGGCCAAAATCTCGTCAGTGGCGTTTGGCTCGGCAACGATGACAACACCCCGACCGGCGGCAGCAGCGGCCAAGCTGCAAGCTTGTGGGGAGACTACATGGGCCAGATTGTGAATTAA
- the ftsH3 gene encoding ATP-dependent zinc metalloprotease FtsH3 has product MNKRWRNAGLYALLAIVVIALATAFFDNQPQSRETWRYSQFIQSVENNKVEKVSISADRTRALVTSFDGSKILVNIPPNDPDLINILTANNIDISVLPQNDEGFWVKALGSLFFPILLLVGLFFLLRRAQGGPGSQAMNFGKSKARVQMEPQTQVTFGDVAGIEQAKLELTEVVDFLKNADRFTAVGAKIPKGVLLVGPPGTGKTLLARAVAGEAGVPFFSISGSEFVEMFVGVGASRVRDLFEQAKSNAPCIVFIDEIDAVGRQRGAGLGGGNDEREQTLNQLLTEMDGFEGNTGIIIIAATNRPDVLDAALMRPGRFDRQVVVDRPDYQGRLEVLRVHARGKTLAKDVDLEKIARRTPGFTGADLSNLLNEAAILAARRNLTEISMDEVNDAIDRVLAGPEKKDRVMSEKRKQLVAYHEAGHALVGALMPDYDPVQKISIIPRGRAGGLTWFTPSEDRMDSGLYSRAYLQNQMAVALGGRVAEEIVFGEEEVTTGASNDLQQVARVARQMVTRFGMSERLGPVALGRQQGNMFLGRDIAAERDFSEETASAIDDEVRNLVDQAYRRAKSVLVGNRSVLDNLADMLVERETVDSEELQQLLAESDVKMASIA; this is encoded by the coding sequence GTGAATAAGCGATGGAGAAATGCAGGACTGTACGCTCTGTTGGCGATCGTTGTGATCGCCCTAGCGACTGCCTTCTTTGATAACCAGCCTCAAAGCCGTGAGACCTGGCGCTACAGTCAATTTATTCAATCGGTTGAAAATAACAAAGTAGAGAAAGTCAGTATTAGCGCCGATCGAACTCGCGCGCTGGTGACCTCCTTTGACGGCAGCAAGATCCTGGTCAACATCCCCCCCAATGACCCGGATCTGATCAACATTCTGACCGCTAACAACATCGATATTTCTGTCCTGCCCCAGAACGATGAAGGCTTCTGGGTGAAGGCTCTGGGCAGTCTCTTCTTCCCGATTTTGCTGTTGGTGGGTCTGTTCTTCCTGCTGCGGCGCGCCCAGGGCGGCCCGGGCAGTCAGGCCATGAACTTTGGCAAGTCCAAGGCCCGCGTGCAGATGGAGCCCCAAACCCAGGTGACCTTCGGCGATGTGGCAGGCATTGAGCAGGCCAAGCTAGAGCTCACCGAGGTTGTGGACTTCCTGAAGAACGCCGATCGCTTCACAGCGGTGGGTGCCAAGATTCCTAAGGGTGTGCTCCTCGTGGGTCCTCCGGGAACCGGTAAGACCCTGCTGGCCCGCGCGGTTGCAGGGGAGGCAGGCGTTCCCTTCTTCAGCATTTCCGGTTCTGAGTTTGTGGAAATGTTTGTCGGGGTTGGCGCATCTCGCGTGCGCGATCTGTTCGAGCAAGCCAAATCCAACGCTCCCTGTATCGTCTTTATCGACGAGATTGACGCCGTGGGTCGTCAGCGGGGCGCTGGCCTCGGCGGCGGCAACGATGAGCGAGAGCAGACCCTCAACCAGCTGCTGACCGAAATGGACGGCTTCGAGGGCAACACCGGCATCATCATCATCGCAGCGACCAACCGTCCTGACGTGCTGGATGCAGCGCTGATGCGTCCGGGTCGCTTTGACCGCCAGGTTGTGGTCGATCGCCCCGACTACCAGGGCCGTCTGGAAGTGCTGCGCGTCCACGCCCGTGGCAAGACCCTGGCGAAGGATGTGGATCTCGAGAAGATCGCTCGCCGGACCCCCGGATTCACGGGCGCAGACCTCTCGAACCTGCTCAATGAAGCAGCGATTTTGGCGGCTCGCCGAAACCTGACCGAAATCTCGATGGACGAGGTCAACGACGCGATCGATCGCGTTCTGGCGGGTCCTGAGAAGAAAGACCGCGTCATGAGCGAAAAGCGCAAGCAGCTTGTGGCTTATCACGAAGCGGGTCACGCACTGGTGGGCGCGCTGATGCCCGACTATGACCCCGTTCAGAAGATCAGCATCATTCCTCGCGGTCGCGCAGGCGGTCTGACTTGGTTCACGCCGAGCGAAGACCGGATGGATTCGGGCCTCTACTCCCGAGCCTATCTGCAAAACCAGATGGCGGTTGCTTTGGGTGGCCGCGTTGCCGAGGAAATCGTCTTCGGTGAAGAGGAAGTGACGACGGGCGCTTCCAATGACCTCCAGCAGGTGGCTCGCGTGGCTCGTCAGATGGTGACTCGCTTTGGCATGAGCGAGCGGCTGGGGCCGGTGGCGCTGGGCCGTCAGCAGGGCAACATGTTCCTGGGTCGCGATATCGCTGCGGAGCGAGACTTCTCAGAGGAGACCGCTTCGGCGATCGACGATGAGGTGCGCAACCTGGTGGATCAGGCATACCGCCGCGCCAAGAGCGTGCTGGTGGGCAACCGCAGCGTGCTGGATAACCTAGCGGATATGCTGGTGGAGCGCGAAACGGTGGATTCTGAAGAGCTGCAGCAGCTCTTGGCAGAAAGCGATGTGAAGATGGCCTCCATTGCCTAG
- a CDS encoding aminotransferase class IV has product MSSQPFWYNGSFQESDQLSIPVDEPGLLYGATIFTTLRVYGASLDHPLSNWLGHCRRLRDSAQALQWRSPNWEQIRQGCERLLGFFPVLRITVFPDGREWITGRSLPADLPLRQQQGVVAWLSDSADFRRSLPEHKTGNYLAPWRALQLARDRGAQEAILTNGKGHWLETSTGNLWGWRDGYWWTPPLSAGILPGLVRSQLITWLVRQNKTVGSAPWSEELVAEFEAIAYTNSVVEIVPIHAILRDSTPLAFDPNHDGLQELRDLFQQALLAES; this is encoded by the coding sequence ATGTCCAGTCAACCTTTTTGGTATAACGGCTCGTTTCAAGAATCGGATCAGCTTTCGATCCCGGTTGACGAGCCCGGCTTGCTCTATGGTGCGACGATTTTCACGACGCTGCGCGTGTATGGCGCTTCCCTCGATCATCCTTTATCCAACTGGCTGGGGCACTGTCGTCGCCTGCGCGACAGCGCCCAGGCGCTCCAGTGGCGATCGCCCAACTGGGAGCAAATTCGCCAGGGCTGCGAGCGCCTCCTGGGCTTCTTTCCGGTCCTGCGAATCACGGTGTTCCCCGATGGTCGGGAGTGGATCACTGGGCGATCGCTGCCCGCCGATTTGCCCCTGCGTCAGCAGCAGGGTGTTGTTGCGTGGCTGTCCGACTCAGCCGACTTCCGGCGCAGCCTGCCCGAACACAAAACCGGCAACTATCTGGCTCCCTGGCGCGCCCTTCAGCTAGCGCGCGATCGCGGTGCCCAAGAAGCCATCTTGACCAACGGCAAAGGCCACTGGCTAGAAACGAGCACCGGCAACCTGTGGGGCTGGCGAGATGGCTACTGGTGGACCCCACCCCTGAGCGCCGGAATCTTGCCGGGACTGGTGCGATCGCAGTTAATTACGTGGCTCGTACGCCAGAATAAAACTGTGGGAAGTGCCCCGTGGTCAGAAGAACTCGTCGCTGAATTTGAGGCGATCGCCTACACCAACAGCGTCGTCGAAATTGTGCCCATCCACGCAATCTTGAGGGACTCAACCCCCCTTGCCTTCGACCCCAACCACGATGGACTCCAGGAGCTGCGGGACCTGTTTCAGCAAGCCCTCCTAGCAGAATCCTGA
- a CDS encoding Fur family transcriptional regulator codes for MRQEVVGTKPIRSLEDALDRCQTLGMRLSRQRRYILELLWQAQEHLSAREIYDRLNLQGKGIGHTSVYQNLEALSNQGVIECIERSEGRLYGNISDSHSHVNCLDTQQILDVYVDLPPELLRQIEEQTGVRITDYRIDFYGYRVPESEESRQAMTNP; via the coding sequence ATGCGACAAGAAGTGGTAGGTACCAAACCCATCCGATCCCTTGAGGATGCTCTCGATCGTTGCCAAACCCTGGGTATGCGGTTGAGCCGTCAGCGTCGCTATATCCTGGAGCTGCTGTGGCAGGCTCAGGAGCACCTGTCTGCCCGCGAAATCTACGATCGCCTCAATCTCCAGGGCAAAGGAATTGGCCACACGTCGGTGTACCAAAATCTGGAAGCGCTGTCGAATCAAGGGGTGATCGAGTGCATTGAGCGTTCGGAAGGCCGTCTGTATGGCAATATTAGCGATTCCCACAGCCACGTAAACTGCCTGGACACGCAGCAAATCCTGGATGTCTATGTGGATTTGCCGCCGGAACTGCTGCGCCAAATCGAGGAGCAGACCGGGGTCCGCATTACGGACTATCGCATTGATTTCTATGGCTATCGGGTGCCAGAGTCTGAAGAATCACGTCAGGCTATGACCAATCCTTAG
- a CDS encoding YcjF family protein, with the protein MSLPRLLTILIGLSLILGLVLWLVSGLRQLYLQAAFVSPLLSGLLLLVIIALLGVMVWAFLYYALLFGRPKPSQRQRLKAPRDKAQAAEVSLETVRRQALQIQDEVARQALLARSREIAASLGRREIHVVVFGTGSAGKTSIVNALLGRMAGAIGAPMGTTDAGQTYQLQLTGLDRQILITDTPGILEAGVAGTEREKLARQLAAEADFLLFVVDNDLRQSEYEPLSLLAEVGKRSLLVFNKTDLYTEGDRETILARLRYRLRTTISADDVVAVAADPQAAMLPGGGQVKPDPEIMPLIRRMAEILRSEGESLVADNLLLQSQRLGEEARQLIDAQRRRQADQVVERFQWIGAGVVAVTPLPVVDLLGTAAVNAQMVVEIGRVYGCEMNLDRGRELALSLAKTLASLGIVKGALQLVTAALQTNIATFLLGRAIQGVSAAYLTRIAGKSFIEYFRQDQDWGDGGMAEVVQRQFQLNRRDEFLRVFLQEAIARVVQPLTQQSRTAENADAEDVLEDAASDSTGKTAQYEWDEQGAIALENDDWSAPAQAPKDWS; encoded by the coding sequence ATGTCTCTTCCCCGTCTGCTTACTATCTTGATTGGACTCAGCCTGATTTTGGGGCTGGTCCTTTGGCTTGTCAGCGGGTTGCGACAGCTTTATCTGCAAGCAGCGTTTGTGTCACCGCTCCTGAGTGGCCTGTTGCTGCTGGTGATCATTGCGCTGCTAGGGGTGATGGTATGGGCGTTTTTGTACTACGCTCTTCTGTTTGGGCGGCCCAAACCCTCTCAGCGCCAGCGTCTCAAGGCACCTCGCGACAAGGCCCAAGCGGCGGAGGTGTCCCTTGAAACGGTTCGGCGTCAGGCGCTGCAAATCCAGGACGAGGTGGCACGTCAGGCGCTGCTGGCGCGATCGCGGGAGATCGCAGCCAGTCTGGGGCGTCGCGAAATCCACGTGGTGGTCTTTGGGACGGGGTCGGCGGGCAAAACGTCGATTGTCAATGCTTTGCTGGGCCGGATGGCGGGGGCGATCGGGGCACCCATGGGTACAACGGATGCGGGCCAAACCTACCAGCTTCAGCTCACAGGGCTCGATCGCCAGATTTTGATTACGGATACTCCGGGCATTCTGGAGGCGGGGGTTGCGGGCACGGAGCGCGAAAAGCTGGCGCGGCAGCTGGCAGCAGAGGCGGATTTTTTGCTGTTTGTTGTGGATAATGACCTGCGCCAGTCAGAGTATGAGCCACTGAGCCTGCTGGCGGAGGTCGGCAAGCGATCGCTGCTGGTCTTTAACAAGACCGACCTGTACACGGAGGGCGATCGCGAAACCATCCTGGCGCGGCTGCGCTACCGCCTGCGCACGACCATCAGCGCCGATGACGTCGTCGCAGTGGCCGCCGATCCTCAAGCGGCCATGCTGCCCGGCGGCGGTCAAGTCAAGCCTGACCCAGAGATCATGCCGCTGATCCGGCGGATGGCCGAGATCTTGCGCTCAGAAGGCGAAAGTCTCGTGGCGGATAACTTGCTGCTGCAATCCCAGCGCTTGGGAGAGGAAGCTCGCCAACTCATCGATGCCCAGCGACGCCGGCAGGCCGATCAGGTGGTGGAGCGCTTTCAGTGGATTGGGGCGGGTGTGGTGGCCGTGACGCCGCTGCCCGTGGTCGATCTGCTGGGCACAGCCGCCGTCAATGCTCAAATGGTCGTAGAGATTGGCCGAGTCTACGGCTGCGAAATGAATCTCGATCGCGGCCGAGAACTCGCTTTGTCTTTGGCCAAGACTCTTGCCAGTCTGGGCATCGTCAAAGGAGCATTGCAGCTTGTGACGGCTGCTCTGCAAACCAATATTGCGACATTCCTGCTTGGGCGAGCGATCCAGGGCGTGAGCGCAGCCTACCTAACGCGGATCGCGGGCAAGAGCTTCATTGAGTACTTTCGCCAAGATCAAGACTGGGGCGATGGGGGCATGGCGGAAGTGGTGCAGCGCCAGTTTCAGCTCAATCGCCGAGATGAGTTTTTGAGGGTGTTTTTGCAGGAGGCGATCGCCCGCGTCGTGCAGCCTCTCACTCAGCAATCCCGCACTGCTGAAAATGCCGATGCAGAAGATGTCCTAGAGGACGCAGCTTCAGACAGCACCGGCAAAACAGCGCAGTACGAGTGGGACGAACAAGGGGCGATCGCCCTCGAGAACGACGACTGGTCTGCCCCTGCTCAGGCCCCTAAGGATTGGTCATAG